One stretch of Fictibacillus sp. b24 DNA includes these proteins:
- a CDS encoding YihY/virulence factor BrkB family protein, with protein sequence MNIIEVLNKLSDRFFKLRVYDLSAQMAYYFLMSVFPFLLVIYSLLTYLPLREENILELIQPYAPDSTYALIEKTLSYTVMKQEGNLLSFSLIITLWLSSMGFQCMKRILNDAYEVRNEENMLKQIAESLLLTIGFMIAVLFSVIVPIFEKVLRVYLEGIFSNVAFQKLWIIVQWGIGTVFLLTFFIVLYSFAPSIKLGFRKVLPGAFFATIGWQLVSMGFASYVSGNNYSALYGQVAGLVVLMLWFYLSAMMIIIGGLLNTVVHPEK encoded by the coding sequence ATGAATATCATTGAAGTCCTAAATAAATTAAGCGACCGATTCTTTAAATTAAGGGTTTACGATCTGTCAGCGCAGATGGCGTATTACTTCTTAATGTCGGTCTTTCCGTTTTTATTGGTGATCTATTCGCTGCTGACGTATTTGCCGCTGCGCGAAGAAAATATATTGGAGCTAATTCAGCCGTATGCGCCAGACAGCACATACGCATTGATTGAAAAAACGTTATCCTACACCGTTATGAAACAAGAGGGAAATCTGCTGTCGTTCAGTTTGATCATAACGTTGTGGCTATCATCCATGGGTTTTCAATGCATGAAGCGCATATTGAATGATGCGTATGAAGTAAGAAATGAAGAAAACATGCTGAAGCAAATCGCAGAAAGCTTGCTGTTAACAATAGGGTTCATGATTGCCGTGCTTTTCTCGGTAATTGTTCCGATTTTTGAAAAAGTGCTGCGTGTATATTTAGAGGGCATTTTTTCTAATGTAGCGTTTCAAAAGCTCTGGATCATCGTACAGTGGGGGATCGGGACCGTATTTCTGCTGACCTTCTTTATCGTGCTGTATTCGTTTGCCCCGAGCATCAAACTAGGGTTTCGCAAAGTACTTCCAGGTGCGTTTTTTGCGACGATCGGCTGGCAGCTCGTTTCGATGGGCTTTGCCTCATATGTGAGCGGGAACAACTATTCCGCGTTATACGGGCAAGTGGCAGGTCTCGTCGTGTTGATGCTGTGGTTTTATCTCTCTGCGATGATGATTATAATCGGGGGATTGCTGAACACGGTGGTTCATCCGGAAAAATAG
- a CDS encoding DUF3189 family protein — protein MIYIYNDYGGTHTTSLAAAFHLNKLPRNVEPSKEQILNVPYFNKLNTSDMGTIIFHGNDEDGHSVYTVGRGRSKIFVPGLKNLFELLENRSTTGERIIFSNTSPTVPLAMTFGGLFSRRLGIDFIGVPLLVKGAKQASAQIAHLVEQTKRIAKESNQQVVILENKEEFLYT, from the coding sequence ATGATTTATATTTATAATGATTACGGAGGAACGCATACCACGTCACTCGCTGCGGCATTTCATCTTAACAAGCTGCCCCGAAATGTGGAGCCTTCAAAAGAACAGATACTTAACGTGCCATACTTCAATAAATTGAATACGTCCGATATGGGGACGATCATCTTTCACGGAAATGATGAGGATGGTCATTCCGTCTATACGGTAGGCCGGGGGAGGTCAAAAATTTTTGTTCCTGGTCTGAAAAATTTATTTGAACTTTTAGAGAATAGAAGCACGACAGGTGAAAGAATCATCTTTTCCAACACATCACCGACAGTCCCGCTGGCCATGACGTTTGGTGGATTGTTTTCCAGAAGACTTGGTATTGATTTCATCGGAGTGCCGCTTTTAGTAAAGGGGGCTAAACAAGCTTCCGCACAAATTGCTCATCTTGTTGAACAAACGAAGAGAATCGCCAAAGAATCTAATCAACAAGTTGTTATATTAGAAAACAAAGAAGAGTTTCTATACACGTGA
- a CDS encoding ATP-binding protein has product MEGCRELGTKIINNSKQLVDRLSPIENLEANYTNYLIKLPYWMETLFSYLGQSLMEEGNLVEEKIQRWANAFGQRSSESEIPLDHALHFIFETRVVICEFLEEESITADTVTKICNNIHLQIDLAARSIVTHYTTFMHNTKKALQHTNRNLDISIAELNNIRTALFEATIFSITDKDNHIIQVNDHFCRLTKYDRNELIGQDHGKIFVSGVHSDEYLDHIKQEIKAGRVWNGEICNKAKDGSLYWVDTTIIPFLDPEGVAYQHISIQYDVTEKKKTEEILLKSEKVSLIGDLAAGIAHEIRNPLTSIGGLVQLFNESDPEKNAFYKDIILTEINRINFIVSELMVLAKPHAVYFSWFNITDSVQNVIDLMQPEANLRNVVISFEKQDRIPLVYGEKNQLTQVIINMIKNAMEALPNGGRIQLSAASSGDNIVLYIKDNGVGMTEEQKKRLGEPFYTTKFNGTGLGLMVCFKIIQNHRGTIEVDSVFNEGTTFTITLPMHSAANVEP; this is encoded by the coding sequence ATGGAAGGTTGTAGAGAACTTGGAACAAAAATTATCAATAACAGCAAGCAACTTGTAGACCGATTATCGCCGATCGAGAACTTAGAAGCGAACTATACGAACTATTTAATAAAGTTACCCTATTGGATGGAAACGCTATTCTCCTATTTAGGGCAATCTCTTATGGAAGAAGGAAATTTGGTCGAGGAAAAGATCCAAAGGTGGGCTAACGCATTCGGGCAGCGCTCGTCTGAAAGTGAGATACCGCTCGATCACGCCCTTCACTTTATCTTTGAAACTCGCGTAGTTATTTGTGAGTTTTTAGAGGAAGAATCCATTACCGCTGATACCGTTACTAAAATCTGCAACAATATTCATCTACAGATTGATCTAGCAGCCCGTTCCATTGTCACTCACTATACGACATTTATGCATAACACAAAAAAAGCGCTTCAGCATACGAATCGGAATCTGGATATCTCCATTGCTGAGTTGAACAACATTCGAACTGCGCTCTTTGAAGCTACGATTTTTTCGATAACCGATAAAGATAATCATATCATTCAAGTGAACGACCACTTCTGCAGATTAACCAAATATGATCGAAACGAGTTGATCGGCCAAGATCACGGCAAAATCTTCGTATCAGGCGTTCATTCTGACGAATACCTAGATCATATCAAACAAGAAATTAAGGCCGGCCGAGTTTGGAACGGTGAGATCTGCAATAAAGCAAAAGACGGCTCTCTTTATTGGGTCGATACGACGATTATTCCGTTTCTAGATCCAGAGGGAGTCGCATATCAGCACATCTCGATTCAGTACGATGTCACAGAAAAGAAGAAAACAGAAGAAATTTTACTAAAGTCAGAAAAAGTCTCCTTAATCGGTGACTTGGCCGCTGGCATCGCACATGAGATCCGCAACCCGCTTACGTCCATCGGCGGACTCGTTCAGCTTTTCAATGAGTCAGATCCTGAAAAGAACGCTTTTTATAAAGACATTATCCTGACCGAGATTAACCGCATCAACTTTATCGTGAGCGAACTGATGGTCCTGGCAAAACCGCATGCCGTCTATTTCAGCTGGTTCAACATCACAGACAGTGTTCAAAACGTCATAGATCTCATGCAGCCTGAAGCGAACTTGAGAAACGTCGTCATCTCATTTGAAAAACAAGACCGTATTCCACTCGTTTATGGGGAGAAAAATCAGCTTACTCAAGTGATCATCAACATGATTAAAAACGCGATGGAAGCTCTGCCGAATGGCGGAAGAATTCAGTTATCCGCTGCGTCATCTGGTGACAACATTGTACTTTACATAAAAGATAACGGAGTCGGTATGACCGAAGAACAAAAAAAGAGGTTGGGTGAACCTTTTTATACAACCAAATTTAACGGAACAGGACTTGGACTAATGGTTTGCTTCAAAATCATTCAGAATCACCGGGGCACGATTGAGGTGGATAGCGTATTTAACGAAGGAACCACTTTTACGATTACACTGCCTATGCATTCTGCTGCGAATGTCGAACCTTGA
- a CDS encoding GntP family permease — MEVSGAQMVAGLVLGVIALIFLVLKTKVHAFLALLIAASIAGLVGGMEPGKVADTISAGFGSTLASIGIVIGLGVMIGRILEVSGAAETLAYSLIKAVGRKKEEWAMAIAGYVVSIPIFVDSAFVILNPLVKALSKKTGKSVVSLGVALAVGLVITHSLVPPTPGPLGVAGIFGVDIGLMIGLGLLFAIPTMIAGVLYAKWIGKRIYQVPDDSELGFTRPNKQAAYQEFIELASAREHDLPSLGRSLLPIVLPILLIFLNTTLAALELTSGFYGVLIFLGKPIIAVSIGLIVAIYALAGNLSRSESLDRMEEGIQTAGIILLVTGAGGALGNVLRESGAGNYIAESIAGLALPAILIPFFVATIVRLVQGSGTVAMITAASISAPILSQLDVNMALAAQAAAMGSMVFSYFNDSLFWVVNRMLGIRDVKEQIMVWSVPTTICWFVGLVSLLVANMIF, encoded by the coding sequence ATGGAAGTTTCAGGAGCACAAATGGTAGCTGGGTTAGTTCTTGGGGTTATTGCATTAATTTTTCTCGTTTTAAAAACAAAGGTTCACGCTTTCTTAGCTTTACTTATTGCAGCATCTATCGCGGGTCTTGTGGGTGGAATGGAACCTGGAAAAGTGGCAGATACCATTTCAGCAGGTTTCGGCAGTACGTTAGCATCTATTGGTATCGTTATTGGTCTCGGTGTTATGATTGGACGGATTCTAGAAGTATCGGGAGCTGCAGAAACATTAGCTTATTCTCTGATTAAAGCAGTAGGAAGAAAAAAAGAAGAATGGGCGATGGCGATTGCGGGTTACGTTGTTTCCATTCCAATCTTTGTAGACTCAGCGTTTGTTATTTTAAATCCACTTGTAAAAGCACTATCTAAGAAAACAGGGAAGTCAGTCGTTTCATTAGGTGTTGCGCTAGCAGTCGGACTCGTCATCACGCACTCCCTAGTACCGCCAACTCCTGGTCCGTTAGGTGTAGCAGGGATTTTTGGAGTCGATATTGGTCTTATGATCGGACTTGGTCTTTTGTTCGCCATACCGACGATGATTGCAGGTGTATTGTATGCAAAATGGATAGGCAAAAGAATCTATCAAGTGCCAGATGATTCAGAGTTAGGTTTTACACGCCCAAATAAACAAGCAGCCTATCAAGAGTTCATCGAATTAGCAAGCGCGAGAGAACATGATCTTCCATCACTTGGCCGCTCATTATTACCAATCGTTCTGCCAATACTACTAATCTTTTTAAATACAACCTTAGCGGCGCTTGAATTAACATCCGGATTCTACGGTGTTCTGATTTTCTTAGGTAAACCGATTATCGCAGTCAGCATTGGATTAATTGTCGCGATATATGCTCTAGCAGGAAACTTGAGCCGTTCTGAATCGCTTGATCGAATGGAAGAGGGAATTCAAACTGCAGGGATTATCCTTTTAGTAACAGGTGCAGGCGGTGCCCTTGGAAATGTTCTTCGTGAAAGCGGAGCAGGTAACTATATTGCGGAAAGTATTGCAGGCCTTGCATTGCCAGCGATCTTGATTCCTTTCTTTGTAGCCACGATCGTACGTTTAGTACAAGGAAGCGGAACGGTTGCGATGATTACGGCTGCATCCATTTCCGCGCCAATTCTATCACAGCTTGATGTCAACATGGCACTAGCCGCTCAAGCAGCAGCGATGGGATCAATGGTATTCTCGTATTTTAACGATAGCCTTTTCTGGGTTGTAAACCGAATGCTAGGGATTAGAGATGTAAAAGAACAAATCATGGTGTGGTCGGTCCCAACCACAATCTGTTGGTTCGTAGGATTAGTTTCACTTTTAGTAGCGAACATGATTTTTTAA
- a CDS encoding biotin-dependent carboxyltransferase family protein: protein MIKITKPGLLTSVQDLGRYGYQKYGVITSGVMDTTAHRIANLLVGNDEKEATLELTLLGPDMEFSEDTLISICGGNLSPSINGKSVKLWRSVLVKAGSKLKFGGCKTGCRAYLAVAGGFDVPEVMNSKSTYIRAGIGGHNGKALQNDDELSVGELNELSRQISGVLAEEVKENSFAEMQWTISSDFIVSSVSKPNVRVMKGRQYEWFTKDSQMKLFTEHFEVTSQSDRMGYRLKGPELSLENEQEMLSEAVSFGTIQVPSEGNPIVLLADRQTTGGYPKIGQIATVDLSIMAQLKPGDKVQFVEVSHEVAQQLYLDREKKLHQLKQGIALKIRQKTK from the coding sequence ATGATCAAAATTACAAAACCAGGCCTCCTAACGAGTGTTCAAGATTTAGGCCGTTACGGGTATCAAAAATACGGTGTCATCACGAGCGGTGTCATGGACACGACAGCACATCGGATAGCAAATCTGCTAGTTGGAAATGATGAAAAAGAAGCTACTTTAGAGCTTACGCTGCTCGGTCCAGATATGGAGTTTTCCGAGGATACTTTGATTTCGATCTGCGGTGGAAATCTGTCTCCTTCTATTAATGGTAAATCGGTAAAGCTTTGGCGTTCGGTGCTTGTGAAAGCAGGCAGCAAGCTAAAGTTCGGCGGATGCAAAACTGGATGCCGTGCATATCTTGCGGTCGCGGGCGGTTTTGATGTACCAGAAGTGATGAACAGCAAATCAACATACATACGAGCAGGAATTGGCGGGCACAACGGAAAAGCCCTGCAAAACGATGATGAGCTTTCTGTTGGAGAGCTTAATGAACTTTCTCGCCAGATTTCTGGAGTTTTAGCTGAAGAAGTCAAAGAGAATTCGTTTGCTGAGATGCAATGGACCATTTCGTCAGATTTTATCGTTTCTTCCGTTTCTAAACCGAATGTTCGCGTGATGAAAGGCAGACAATATGAATGGTTCACAAAGGACAGCCAAATGAAGCTTTTCACTGAACACTTTGAAGTAACATCACAGTCTGACCGCATGGGCTACCGTTTAAAAGGGCCAGAACTCTCACTTGAAAACGAACAAGAAATGCTTTCGGAAGCGGTGAGTTTCGGGACCATTCAAGTGCCATCAGAAGGGAATCCGATCGTACTGCTCGCTGACCGCCAAACAACAGGCGGCTATCCGAAGATCGGACAGATCGCGACAGTCGACCTATCAATCATGGCGCAGCTCAAGCCTGGCGATAAAGTACAGTTCGTTGAAGTTTCACACGAAGTGGCACAACAACTCTACTTAGATCGAGAAAAGAAATTACACCAGCTGAAACAAGGGATCGCACTCAAAATACGACAAAAAACAAAGTAA
- the pdxA gene encoding 4-hydroxythreonine-4-phosphate dehydrogenase PdxA, translated as MTTATKTTTTERAIIAIPMGDPAGIGPEITMKSLAKKEIYDVCKPLVIGDAAVLQKAIEIVGADLTINEVNAPAEGKYELGTVDVINLNNIDMNQLQYGEVSAQGGQGAFEYIKKAVELATAGEVKALATTPINKESLKAANVPYIGHTEMLEALAGSNDPLTMFEVKGMRIFFLTRHLSLKDAIAAMTKERVHDYLIRCDRALARLGVENRRWAVAGLNPHSGEGGLFGWEEVEQIKPGIEMAVADGINAVGPVPADSVFFQALNGKYDAVLSLYHDQGHIAAKMTDFHRTISITNGLPFLRTSVDHGTAFDIAGKNIAESTSMEECIKLAAQYAPKFTANSL; from the coding sequence ATGACAACAGCAACGAAAACAACAACCACTGAAAGAGCCATTATCGCTATTCCAATGGGTGATCCAGCAGGTATTGGGCCAGAAATCACGATGAAATCTCTTGCTAAAAAAGAAATTTACGATGTATGTAAACCACTCGTGATCGGGGATGCTGCTGTACTCCAAAAAGCAATCGAGATTGTTGGAGCGGACCTTACGATTAACGAGGTAAACGCACCAGCAGAAGGAAAGTACGAACTAGGTACAGTTGATGTGATCAACTTAAACAACATTGATATGAATCAGCTTCAGTACGGTGAAGTTTCTGCACAAGGCGGACAGGGAGCTTTTGAATACATCAAAAAAGCGGTAGAACTTGCGACAGCTGGGGAAGTAAAAGCACTTGCAACAACGCCGATCAACAAAGAATCTCTAAAAGCAGCGAACGTTCCATATATCGGTCACACGGAAATGCTTGAAGCTCTTGCTGGCTCAAACGACCCGTTAACGATGTTTGAAGTAAAAGGAATGCGAATTTTCTTCTTAACGCGTCACTTATCATTGAAAGATGCCATTGCGGCCATGACGAAAGAACGTGTGCATGATTACTTAATCCGTTGTGATCGAGCGCTCGCTCGCCTAGGCGTTGAAAACAGAAGATGGGCTGTTGCTGGTTTAAACCCGCATAGCGGTGAAGGCGGTCTTTTCGGTTGGGAAGAAGTAGAACAAATCAAGCCAGGTATTGAGATGGCAGTAGCAGACGGGATCAACGCGGTAGGTCCTGTTCCAGCAGACTCTGTTTTCTTCCAAGCTTTAAACGGAAAATACGACGCTGTACTATCTCTTTATCATGACCAAGGACATATCGCGGCAAAAATGACAGATTTTCATAGAACCATATCTATTACGAATGGTCTTCCATTCTTAAGAACTTCTGTAGACCATGGAACGGCATTTGATATTGCAGGAAAGAACATTGCGGAAAGCACAAGTATGGAAGAGTGCATTAAGCTTGCTGCTCAATACGCACCAAAGTTTACAGCAAACAGTTTGTAA
- a CDS encoding putative hydro-lyase, with product MKELDRLNPAEARDLIRRGEWVKPTSGLANGYTQGNLVVLPKELAFDFLLFCQRNPKPCPVLDVTEPGSAVPALVAPDADLRVDIPKYRVYRGGELAEERNDIKELWNEDMVGFLLGCSFTFEHALMNNGIPVRHIERGCNVPMFKTNIQCVKAGRFEGPMVVSMRPIPEQDVVRAVQVTSRFPSVHGAPVHIDNPEAIGIHDLYQPDFGDPVQIHDGEVPVFWACGVTPQAVAMHVKPEIMITHAPGHMFITDVRDEKYGIL from the coding sequence ATGAAAGAACTAGATAGATTGAACCCAGCTGAGGCACGGGATCTGATCCGGCGCGGAGAATGGGTGAAGCCGACAAGCGGACTCGCAAACGGCTATACGCAAGGAAACTTAGTCGTGCTGCCGAAAGAGCTGGCGTTTGACTTTCTTCTGTTTTGCCAGCGAAACCCGAAGCCCTGTCCAGTGCTTGATGTAACTGAACCTGGTTCCGCAGTTCCAGCACTAGTGGCGCCAGATGCGGATCTGCGCGTGGATATTCCAAAGTACCGCGTCTATCGTGGCGGAGAATTGGCGGAAGAGCGAAACGACATCAAGGAACTCTGGAATGAAGACATGGTCGGCTTTTTGCTTGGCTGCAGCTTTACGTTCGAGCATGCCTTGATGAATAACGGCATCCCCGTTCGTCATATTGAGCGCGGATGCAATGTACCGATGTTTAAAACGAACATTCAATGTGTGAAAGCTGGGCGTTTTGAAGGTCCGATGGTAGTAAGCATGCGTCCGATTCCTGAACAAGATGTTGTGCGAGCTGTTCAAGTGACGAGCCGCTTCCCTTCTGTTCACGGTGCGCCTGTTCATATAGACAATCCCGAAGCGATCGGCATTCATGATCTGTATCAGCCCGATTTTGGTGACCCTGTCCAGATTCATGACGGCGAAGTTCCCGTGTTTTGGGCATGCGGTGTAACGCCTCAAGCCGTTGCGATGCATGTAAAGCCAGAGATCATGATCACACATGCACCTGGGCACATGTTTATCACCGATGTTCGGGATGAGAAGTATGGGATTTTGTAA
- the pxpB gene encoding 5-oxoprolinase subunit PxpB, whose translation MKFTLEPLGDNSLIIELGLDISREIQQKVKKVSSFFEEHSFDWVIETVPGFTTVAVFYDPLKINSDTLPYEKVCEELTTHLEKLDVDEDAEPRIVEIPVCYGGEFGSDLESVADHNGLSTDEVIDIHSNGEYIVYMIGFAPGFPYIGGMSEKIAAPRRSNPRLKIPAGSVGIAGKQTGVYPIETPGGWQLIGKTPRKLFLPEGETPSLLQAGDRIKFVPISIEEFQKMEEDEK comes from the coding sequence ATGAAATTTACCCTAGAGCCACTCGGCGACAACAGTTTAATCATTGAACTCGGGCTTGATATAAGCCGTGAAATCCAGCAAAAAGTCAAAAAAGTCTCCTCTTTCTTTGAAGAGCATTCCTTTGACTGGGTCATTGAAACAGTACCTGGTTTTACGACCGTTGCTGTCTTTTATGATCCATTAAAAATAAACAGTGACACTCTTCCCTATGAAAAAGTTTGCGAAGAATTGACAACTCACTTAGAAAAATTAGACGTCGATGAAGACGCCGAGCCGCGTATCGTAGAGATTCCAGTGTGTTATGGCGGAGAATTCGGATCTGATCTAGAGAGCGTCGCAGATCACAACGGACTTTCGACTGACGAAGTAATCGATATTCATTCGAATGGAGAGTATATCGTTTATATGATCGGGTTTGCTCCAGGCTTTCCCTATATCGGCGGTATGAGTGAAAAAATCGCGGCTCCAAGACGAAGTAATCCTAGACTTAAGATACCTGCTGGATCCGTTGGGATTGCAGGTAAACAAACGGGTGTGTATCCAATCGAAACACCAGGCGGCTGGCAGCTGATCGGAAAAACACCGCGAAAACTTTTTCTTCCTGAAGGCGAAACCCCTTCTCTTTTACAAGCAGGAGATCGAATTAAATTTGTGCCGATCTCAATCGAAGAATTTCAAAAAATGGAGGAGGACGAAAAATGA
- a CDS encoding DHA2 family efflux MFS transporter permease subunit — protein sequence METTQNYKHSTIVALLLAGTFIAILNQTLMITAIPPIMKEMNITANSAQWLTTVFMLVNGIMIPVSAFLLERFTTRQLFITAMSVFAFGTLVAGLAPNFEMLLLGRVIQSSGAGVMLPLMQTVFLMIFPVNKRGSAMGLVGLVISFAPAIGPALSGWVTSHYSWRVLFFIILPIAIIDIVIAFFALKNVTETAKTKVDVLSIILSSFGFGGLLYGFTCAGNLGWTATPTLLWLVIGVIALVLFITRQLRLAHPMLEFRVFANSIFPLTVIIGMITFMGLIGAETIIPLFMQNMRDFTAFEAGLALLPGALITGLLSPITGRLFDKFGARWLAFTGLVIITGSSFAFATLSPSTSFTFITVLYGVRMFGLAMVMMPVATAGLNRLPKRLIPHGAAMDNTMKMIAASVGTAILVTVMTTTASTAVQNPEISHPDMYGANMAFIVVAVLSLIGLVISFFIKEKQKEAEGS from the coding sequence ATGGAAACGACACAAAATTATAAACATTCTACGATTGTTGCCTTGCTTCTTGCAGGTACGTTTATTGCGATACTCAATCAGACGCTGATGATTACTGCGATTCCGCCAATTATGAAAGAGATGAACATAACGGCCAACAGCGCTCAGTGGCTGACGACCGTTTTTATGCTTGTAAATGGGATAATGATTCCGGTGAGCGCCTTTCTGCTCGAGCGGTTCACGACAAGACAGCTTTTTATCACAGCAATGAGTGTATTCGCGTTCGGTACACTTGTGGCGGGCCTCGCGCCAAACTTTGAGATGCTGCTGCTTGGAAGGGTTATTCAATCCAGTGGAGCGGGCGTTATGCTACCTCTTATGCAAACCGTATTTCTTATGATTTTTCCAGTGAACAAACGGGGATCAGCGATGGGTTTAGTCGGGCTCGTCATTTCGTTCGCGCCTGCAATCGGACCCGCTTTATCAGGATGGGTCACGTCCCATTATTCATGGCGAGTGCTGTTCTTCATTATCTTGCCGATTGCGATCATTGATATCGTCATCGCTTTCTTCGCACTGAAAAATGTGACAGAGACGGCTAAAACGAAAGTGGATGTTTTATCAATCATCCTCTCTTCATTCGGTTTCGGAGGTTTGCTGTACGGGTTTACATGTGCCGGAAATCTAGGTTGGACAGCAACACCAACATTGCTCTGGCTCGTGATCGGTGTAATCGCACTCGTACTCTTCATCACAAGACAACTGCGATTAGCGCATCCCATGCTTGAATTCCGTGTGTTCGCTAATTCTATCTTTCCGCTCACGGTTATTATCGGGATGATCACGTTTATGGGATTGATTGGAGCTGAGACGATTATTCCGCTATTCATGCAAAACATGAGAGATTTCACTGCGTTTGAAGCAGGACTCGCTCTTTTACCAGGCGCACTGATAACTGGACTTTTGTCACCGATCACGGGAAGGCTTTTCGATAAGTTCGGCGCACGATGGCTTGCGTTTACGGGATTAGTCATTATTACGGGATCATCCTTCGCGTTCGCTACGTTGAGTCCATCAACATCGTTTACCTTCATCACAGTACTGTACGGGGTGCGGATGTTTGGACTCGCGATGGTCATGATGCCTGTTGCAACAGCGGGCTTAAACCGGTTGCCGAAACGATTGATTCCACATGGTGCGGCTATGGATAATACGATGAAGATGATTGCCGCATCAGTCGGCACAGCCATTTTGGTTACCGTAATGACAACAACAGCCTCGACCGCAGTACAAAATCCAGAAATTTCTCACCCGGATATGTACGGGGCAAACATGGCTTTTATCGTCGTAGCTGTTCTATCCTTAATCGGCCTTGTTATCTCTTTCTTCATAAAGGAAAAGCAAAAAGAAGCAGAAGGCAGCTGA
- a CDS encoding NRAMP family divalent metal transporter: MKKESKASVLLGAAFLMATSAIGPGFLTQTTHFTSILAASFGFVILTSIIIDIGAQMNIWRIVAVSEKRAQDIANDVLPGLGFFLAALIVIGGLAFNIGNVAGAGLGLNVLFGVSAEMGALLSGVIAILIFVVREAGKAMDRFTQVAGFVMIGLTVYVMFTAQPPVGEAVAKTFVPDTIDVLAIVTLVGGTVGGYITFAGAHRLLDAGIKGKESLGEVTRGSISAIGIASVMRIFLFLAALGIVAQGLQLDPNNPPASVFKLAAGNVGYKMFGVVMWAAAITSVVGAAYTSVSFIRTFNATLEKYHKWIIIGFIAVSTIVFALVGKPVAILILVGALNGLILPIALGVMLVAAHKKKIVGDYKHPVWMTIFGGVIVVIMAAMSVYMLYTEIPKLFA; this comes from the coding sequence ATGAAGAAAGAGTCAAAAGCTAGCGTTCTGCTGGGTGCCGCGTTTTTAATGGCCACATCAGCGATCGGACCAGGATTTTTAACACAAACAACGCATTTCACGTCCATTCTCGCCGCAAGTTTTGGTTTTGTTATTTTAACTTCTATTATTATCGATATTGGTGCTCAGATGAACATTTGGCGAATTGTTGCCGTATCTGAAAAAAGAGCACAGGATATTGCAAACGATGTGCTTCCTGGGCTAGGGTTCTTCTTGGCCGCCTTGATCGTTATCGGTGGATTGGCCTTTAACATCGGAAACGTTGCCGGAGCTGGATTAGGGTTAAATGTCTTATTCGGTGTCTCTGCTGAGATGGGAGCGTTGCTAAGTGGTGTAATTGCCATTTTAATATTCGTCGTGCGTGAGGCCGGAAAAGCGATGGACCGTTTTACACAAGTGGCCGGGTTCGTCATGATCGGATTGACAGTGTATGTCATGTTCACAGCTCAGCCTCCTGTTGGCGAGGCCGTTGCGAAAACGTTCGTTCCGGATACAATTGATGTTCTTGCGATCGTAACATTAGTTGGGGGAACAGTCGGCGGCTACATCACATTTGCTGGTGCTCACCGATTGCTAGATGCAGGTATTAAAGGAAAAGAAAGTTTAGGAGAAGTTACACGCGGTTCTATTTCAGCAATTGGGATTGCTTCTGTCATGCGTATCTTCTTGTTCCTAGCCGCTCTTGGAATCGTAGCGCAAGGCTTGCAGCTGGATCCTAACAACCCTCCAGCATCAGTTTTTAAGTTAGCAGCTGGAAATGTCGGTTATAAAATGTTTGGTGTTGTTATGTGGGCCGCGGCCATTACATCGGTTGTTGGTGCAGCCTACACGTCCGTTTCGTTTATTCGAACGTTCAATGCAACGCTAGAAAAATATCATAAATGGATCATCATCGGATTTATCGCGGTTTCAACCATTGTATTTGCATTAGTTGGAAAACCAGTTGCCATCCTAATCTTAGTTGGTGCTTTAAATGGTCTTATTTTACCGATAGCACTAGGTGTTATGCTGGTTGCAGCACACAAGAAAAAAATTGTTGGCGACTATAAACACCCGGTGTGGATGACGATTTTCGGAGGCGTGATTGTTGTCATCATGGCCGCTATGAGTGTGTATATGCTGTACACAGAAATTCCAAAGCTATTCGCATAG